Proteins co-encoded in one Quercus robur chromosome 8, dhQueRobu3.1, whole genome shotgun sequence genomic window:
- the LOC126694104 gene encoding transcription factor MYB80-like has translation MGRIPCCEKDNVKRGQWTPEEDNKLSSYIAQHGTRNWRLIPKNAGLQRCGKSCRLRWTNYLRPDLKHGQFSDAEEQTIVKLHSVVGNRWSLIAAQLPGRTDNDVKNHWNTKLKKKLSGMGIDPVTHKPFSHLMAEIATTLAPPQVAHLAEAALGCFKDEMLHLLTKKRIDFQIQQPNATLRNTTATYINSNQDEKDDTIEKIKLGLSRAIQEPEMLPSNKPWDSTGATSANFAGACSALPASMTGYQYDPSSFGNDGDRSPWSQSMCTGSTCTAGDQQVQLHEKLEEENGEDSEGGKGIRNGSSIFSSDCVLWDLPSDDLMNPIV, from the exons aTGGGTAGGATTCCATGTTGTGAGAAGGACAATGTGAAAAGGGGACAGTGGACTCCTGAAGAAGACAACAAGCTCTCTTCCTACATTGCCCAACACGGCACCCGTAACTGGCGCCTCATCCCCAAGAATGCTG GTCTTCAAAGATGCGGCAAGAGTTGCAGGCTTAGGTGGACTAATTACCTGCGTCCTGATCTTAAGCATGGCCAGTTCTCTGATGCAGAAGAGCAAACTATAGTGAAGCTTCATTCTGTTGTTGGTAACAG ATGGTCACTAATTGCAGCTCAGCTGCCTGGCCGCACAGACAATGACGTTAAAAATCACTGGAACACCAAACTGAAAAAGAAGCTGTCAGGCATGGGAATTGATCCTGTGACCCACAAGCCCTTCTCCCACCTAATGGCTGAAATTGCAACCACACTGGCACCCCCACAGGTGGCTCACCTTGCAGAAGCAGCCCTTGGCTGCTTCAAAGATGAAATGCTCCATCTCCTTACTAAGAAGCGCATTGACTTCCAGATCCAACAACCCAATGCAACACTAAGGAACACCACTGCCACTTATATTAACAGTAATCAAGACGAAAAAGATGATACCATTGAGAAGATCAAGCTTGGCCTATCAAGGGCTATCCAAGAACCTGAGATGCTACCATCAAACAAGCCATGGGACAGTACTGGAGCGACATCTGCGAATTTCGCAGGGGCCTGCAGTGCTTTACCTGCATCTATGACTGGATATCAGTATGACCCGTCATCTTTTGGCAATGACGGGGACAGATCACCATGGAGCCAGAGTATGTGTACAGGAAGCACATGCACAGCAGGGGACCAGCAAGTTCAGTTGCATGAAAAACTTGAGGAAGAAAATGGGGAGGATTCTGAGGGTGGGAAAGGAATCAGAAATGGGTCCAGCATTTTCAGTTCAGACTGTGTCTTATGGGATTTGCCATCTGATGATCTAATGAACCCAATAGTTTAA